The proteins below come from a single Hippocampus zosterae strain Florida chromosome 5, ASM2543408v3, whole genome shotgun sequence genomic window:
- the ifnlr1 gene encoding interferon lambda receptor 1: MWSVQVLLLLLFYDACLPTGDGNVFFRSKNFYNVLHWHAAKPWPADRKVLYRVQYKRYGSGDPYRMKSACQNITALHCDLTAETPSLPDVSYMARVYADGKLHGSTTSFNPIKNTTLGPVLLSTGATAASLLVRAALPLGPNGVSVADIFRSSKSGPVDTSIQYTFNLTSPEWALQYDRRVSDQFVFNLKSNGSKYCGYVVYRPLFLSGRPESEKAYFCATLSGDAAEILPWPLAATALLAIIVTVSVGATCVYAKGGPGKRPPRSLEIGAANRSTGPVLQQSPERNLLICRATVFTPTQQTFAPEFVPVKPNPKGAYVGPPGSYSPQDVARVEVPDGRASDSRSSVVYSALAAAAPTEWNELPRVLVEDGEKPSPPPQSAACLDVDLCGQLQLHTVRDADGQLKLPSLALQVEKDSERKPLTCDRLQSDPDGWLLARPRRSDRSESSDSGCGDVTPMQTDCNQIPLGIYRPLGRPDPTSGYKQNWMPLDTAPNNDRDYVKRKHPWTSASPPETEGGRCDDDGGFRRVFLEDWVLQIQE; the protein is encoded by the exons atgtggtcTGTCCAAGTCCTTCTTCTGCTTCTCTTCTACGATG CTTGTCTTCCCACCGGTGACGGCAACGTGTTCTTTCGGTCCAAGAACTTTTACAACGTGCTCCACTGGCATGCGGCGAAGCCTTGGCCGGCGGACCGGAAGGTCCTCTACAGAGTCCAGTACAAGAG ATACGGTTCGGGAGATCCTTACCGAATGAAGAGCGCGTGTCAGAACATCACAGCGCTGCACTGCGACCTGACTGCGGAGACGCCGTCGCTTCCGGATGTTTCCTACATGGCGCGAGTGTACGCCGACGGAAAGCTGCACGGGAGCACCACCAGTTTCAACCCCATCAAGAACA CGACTCTGGGCCCGGTTCTTTTGTCTACCGGCGCGACGGCGGCGTCCTTGTTGGTTCGAGCCGCGCTTCCGCTGGGGCCCAACGGCGTCTCGGTGGCGGACATCTTCAGAAGCAGCAAAAGCGGACCCGTCGATACTTCCATTCAATACACCTTTAACCTCACCTCCCCCGAGTGGGCCCTACAG TACGACCGCAGAGTGTCGGATCAGTTTGTCTTCAACTTGAAATCCAACGGAAGCAAGTACTGCGGCTACGTGGTCTACCGGCCTTTGTTCCTGTCGGGTCGTCCGGAGAGTGAAAAGGCCTACTTCTGTGCAACCCTATCGG GGGACGCTGCCGAGATTTTGCCGTGGCCCCTGGCGGCCACCGCCTTGCTGGCCATCATTGTCACGGTGTCGGTCGGAGCCACGTGCGTCTACGCGAAGGGCGGCCCGGGCAAGAGGCCGCCCCGCTCGCTG GAAATCGGTGCTGCCAATCGCTCGACTGGACCAGTTCTGCAGCAAAGCCCGGAACGGAATCTGCTTATTTGCAGAGCGACGGTCTTCACTCCAACTCAGCAAACCTTTGCCCCCGAGTTTGTTCCCGTCAAGCCGAATCCGAAGGGGGCCTACGTTGGACCTCCCGGAAGCTATTCTCCGCAGGATGTCGCTCGGGTGGAGGTGCCCGACGGCCGGGCATCCGACAGCCGATCGTCTGTCGTCTACAGCGCCTTGGCGGCGGCCGCTCCGACCGAATGGAACGAGCTGCCGAGGGTCCTTGTGGAAGACGGGGAAAAGCCCTCGCCTCCGCCGCAAAGCGCCGCTTGTCTGGACGTGGATCTGTGCGGACAGCTGCAATTGCACACGGTGCGGGACGCCGACGGACAACTGAAGTTGCCCTCCCTCGCTTTGCAGGTAGAGAAGGACAGTGAGAGAAAACCTCTTACGTGCGACCGCCTCCAATCTGACCCGGATGGATGGCTTTTGGCTCGACCCAGGCGCTCGGATCGCTCCGAATCGTCGGACTCCGGGTGTGGCGACGTGACGCCGATGCAGACGGACTGCAACCAAATTCCGCTTGGAATTTACCGACCGCTCGGTCGCCCCGATCCGACATCGGGGTACAAACAAAACTGGATGCCTCTTGACACCGCGCCCAACAATGATCGGGACTACGTGAAGAGAAAGCACCCTTGGACTTCGGCCAGTCCTCCAGAAACGGAGGGCGGTCGGTGCGATGACGACGGAGGATTCCGACGAGTGTTTCTTGAAGATTGGGTGTTACAAATACAAGAGTAA